A region of the Paraburkholderia flava genome:
TCCCCATCGCCATGCTGCGCTTTTCAGGTGAAGCCGCGCGTCCGACTGCGGTCAGCACGACGCCAAAGCTCGTGCAGCTGATGCCGATGCCGACCAGCACCCCCAGCCCGACGACGAGCATCGCGCCCGACGGTGCGAGCGCTGCCAGCGCGAGGCCCGCCGCAAACGCGACCGCGCCGAATGCAACGACACGTGCGCAGCCGTAGCGATCCGCTGCCGCGCCGGCGAACGGTTGCGCGAAGCCCCACACGAGGTTGTGCATCGCGATCGCAAGCGCGATCAGCGTAACGGGAATGCCGCGGTCGTACGAGAACGGACCGACGAACAGTCCGAAGGTCTGCCGGATTCCCATCGCGGCGCTCAGGATGAGGGCTGCAGCCGCGACGCAGAGTGCGGTCCGGTGTTGCGCGGACATCGTGTGCCCGCCGGTTGCTGTCGCCATCGTTCGATCCTCCTTAATCGATGGTGGCAGCGGTCCGGCGGTGCGGCAACGGAAAAGTTTTCGTGGGCAGGTGAGCGTGGCTCATCTGTCCGGCTTACGCATCGACGCGACCGGTTATCACTGAATCGCGTCGGGCTTCACGACGATCCAGTTGCGGTTCGCAGTCACCGGCAGGCCAAGTGCCTTCTGGCGAGCCGCCGATTCATCGGACCACGTACGGATTTGCGTCATCTGACGGTCTTTCTTGTCGACCCATACGCGCACGCCGCCGTGCTCGACATCGGTCGCGTTGAGCAGCATGTAGCCGTCCGACGTCGGCGTATCGCCGGCAACGAGCACCGGCTTTTTCCACTGATCGATCCAGCCGACGATCGAACCGAGTTTGCCTTCATACCAGGTCATCGGATTCATCAGGAACGGGGTAATCACGAGCGACCGGTTTGCCGCCTCGTCGTAGATTCCCTTCTTGATCTGCAGCCGCGATGTCGTGAGCGCGCCTGTCGTGGGGTTGCGCAATAACGTGGTCACACCGATCACGTTCTGCGGCTTCACGTTATAGCCATACTTCGGATCCGACAGCACCATCCGCGTCAGTTCCTCATGCGCGGCCGTCATCACGTACACGGCGATGCCGTTCTCCTGCAAGCGGGCGTACAGCTCCTGCATTCCCTTGAAGAAGCGCGGCGGATTGACGGTCCCGTCGACGACCTTGTCGCCGCTCCAGTAGCGGATCGGAATCGGTTTGCCGGCAGCCAGCATCGCGTCGATCTGCGTCTTCAGGTTCGCAAGCGACAGGCCAGCGAAGGCCTGCGCGATCCACGGATAGCAAACCAGATCGTCGATTTCGCAGAGCCGGTAGTAGTAGCTCGTCAGCGATTCCCGATAGTCCGGCGAGTCCTTGAACGGAATCAGCTTCAACGACGGGTCGAGCGTGTCGCGCGTGAGCAGTCCCTTCGCCTCGAGGTACGGCAGCAACGCTTCCTCGAGATCGTTGCGATAGGTGGTGTTGTCCGCGTCGAACACCGCGTAGTCGCCGCGATTCGCGTGCGCGGCGATCATCGCATCGATGGCCTTAGCTGCCTCGGGCGGCCAGTGCGCGAGATCTGTAGCGTGGGCCGATACGGTCAACGCACAGACGGTCAATGCAGCAGCAATGCCTCGAAAGAGTGTCAGCATGGAATCGCTCCGGAACAGGGTGAGTGCACAAATGTGGATATGCGCGAAAAATTGCAGGATGCAAGATTTCAGCGCTCACGAGATGTGCTCAAGCGACATCGATCCAGGCTGGGGCGACATCGAACGACCGTCTCGCCGACGATCGTTCGGGTAATACCCTGTTCAGTCCTTGCCGTTCTGGGTGCTTTGCGAAGCGGAACCGGCTACGTCGGTGGAGGGTGTTGCGGGGTCGTCCTCGAAGCGCTCGGCTTCTTCGAGCAGCCATTGCCGGAAGCCGAGCAGATCGGGACGCTGCGCGGTGTGATCGGCGCTGACGAGCCAGTAGACCGTCGCGGCTGCGAGCGTGTGCTGGCTGGCTTCGACGAGCGCGTCCGTCGCGAGATCGCGGTCGACCAGTGGTCGTCGGCCGAGCGCGACGCCGAGGCCCATCACGGCGGCTTCGAGTGCGAGCTGGATCGTGTCGAAGCGCAGGCCGCCCGTCACGTCGACGCCTTCGATGCCGGTCCGTTCGAGCCACGCCTGCCAGTCTTCGCTCGCGGTGTTCACGTGAATCAGCGTTGCGCGTCGCAGGTCGATGGCACCGGTGTCGTCCGCGAGCGCGTCGCGATACACGGGGCTGCATACGGGAACGAGCCGTTCGCCGAACAACCGCGTCCACGCATTGCCCGCGACCGGCACGCGACTCAACCGGATCGCGAAATCGAAACCGTCGACTGGAAAACCGACCTGACGACGTGACGTGTCGATCGTCACGTCGACGTCGGGCCAGCGGCTGCGAAAACGCGGCAAACGAGGCAGCAGCCAGCGCGATGCGAGCGTCGGCGCGCAGCTGAGTGCGATGGCGCTACGCGTGTGATGGGTAGGCAAGCGTTGCGTGCCGGTCGCGATCAGCGAGAACGCTTCCGACACGTAGACGAGATAGTCGGTGCCCGCTTGCGTCAGCGACAGCCCGCGCGTTTCGCGGACGAACAGTTCGACGCCGAGCGCCTGTTCGAGTCCGACGATGCCGTGACTGACCGCACTCGGCGTGACGTTCAGTTCGGCTGCGGCGAGCTTGAAACTGCGGTGCCTTCCCGCCGCCTCGAACAGACGCAGCGACGAAAGGGGCGGCAGGCGAAGCGGCATGGCGGGTCCTCGGCGACGGGCAGGGAGTGGATCGCACGAGCATACCCGATGCGCGGACCCGTGAAATCCGTCGCGAGTTGCGCAACCGCGTATTGCTTAGGTTCGCTCCTCGATCGAGTCGACGCGGTTCGGATAGAACGCGACATGTCCCGCGATTGCGGCCACCGCTTCGTACGGCGTCTCGTACGACCACACCGCGTTGACGCCGCGCTCGCCCGCGGCCGTGATGCTGTAGTACACGCAGTCGCCCTTGTACGGGCAATACGTCGAGTGATCGGTGCGCACGAGTTGCGCCATGTCGACATCTTCGCGCGGGATGTATTGCGCGGCCGGGTACGTCGATTCGCGCAGCGTCAGCGCGCGCGTCGAATCGGCGACGACTTTTCCGCCGACCGATACCACGACGCGCGCGGGATTGCGCCCGACCGTGATCGGATGGTCGGGGCCGGGTTGCTTGACTGGTTTGCCGTTCATGGTGGGGTTCCTTTGACTTCAGACCGCTCGATAAGCGAGTGACGGGAACAACGCCCGGCCAGTGTGACAGGTCCGCCCGGATCGTGCTGCCGATAGCTCCGTGGGGTTATTCCGCTTCGCTACCTTTACCGCTTTCCCAGTACACGTTGAGTCCCATCAACGACGTCAGCGTGTCCGCCGCCTCTTTCATTCGAGCGCCGACCTCCGCGATCGACGGCACCGGCGCGTTGTCGATGCGCTCGATGTACGGCGTGGTCAGCGTCGCGATCGCGTGGCCGTCGCGGCCGAACACCGGGTACGCGAGATTGCGCACGCCCTTGACCTGGCGGCTCTGCATCCGCGCGAAACCGCGCTGGCGGATCTGCGCGAGATCGTGTGCGAGCGATGCTTCGTCGATGGCTTCCTCGCCGTCGACGGGTACATGCAGCGCAAGCATCCGCGTGCGCTCGGCGTCCTCCTGGAAGGCCATCAGCACCTGGCCGGAAGCGGTGTCGGTCATCCCGATCAGCGTGCCGACCTTCAGTGAAAAGCCCCAGCGTTCCGGGCTCTCGACCCCCGCGACGATCAGCACACGACCCGCCTGATAGACGCACAGATGGAACGACTGCTTCACGTCGTTAGCGAGCTGCGTCAGCAGCGGCAGCGCAGTCGACACGAGCGAGCGCACCGGTTGATGCCGATGCGCAAGCTGAAACAACAGCAGTGACAGCGCATAGCGTTCGCCGAGCGCGACCAGATAGCCGCGCGTCTGCAACACGACGACCATCCGGAAGATTTCGGCGGTCGTGCGGCCGAGCGCACGCGCGAGTTCGACGAGCGACAGACCTTCCGGATGCCCCGCCAGCAGTTCGATGATGTCGAGCCCTTTCTCGAGCGCGGGTGCCGAATAGCGCGTGGTGTCCAACGTGACTCCCTTGACGGTGGCTGCGTGCGACGCAGCGATGCCGAGATTGTAGAGCGCGGCGCGCTCCACGCGGGCCGATCGGCTCAGTGGGGAAAACACCGACGTCATTTCAAATATAAAAATAGTTTTTATGTATAAAATTACCATCCATACACATCAACGCTACACAAGCGGAGGAGACACCGGATGGCCGAGGTTGCATTCGAGCAGGTGCAGAAGTCGTTCGGCGCCGTCCATGTGTTGAAGCAGATCGACCTGACCGTGCGCGACGGCGAGTTCCTTGTGCTGGTCGGTCCAAGCGGTTGCGGCAAGTCGACGCTGCTGCGCGCGCTCGCCGGGCTCGAAGGCGTGACGCGTGGACGCATCCTGATCGACGGTCGCGTGGTGAACAGCCTGCCGCCGAAAGATCGCGACATCGCGATGGTGTTTCAGAACTACGCGCTGTATCCGCACATGAGCGTGCTGGAGAACCTGACGTTCGCACTGAAGCTGCGTGAGCTGAAGCCCGCTGAGATCGATGCACGGGCCCGCGAGGCCGCGTCGATTCTTGGGCTGAACGATCTGCTCGACCGTTATCCGCGGCATCTGTCGGGCGGGCAGCGGCAGCGCGTCGCGATGGGCCGCGCGATCGTGCGCGACCCGAAGGTGTTTCTGTTCGACGAACCGCTGTCGAATCTCGATGCGAAGCTGCGCGTGCAGATGCGTGCGGAAATCCGCGTGCTGCATCAGCGGCTGAAAGCGACCACCGTGTACGTCACGCACGACCAGATCGAAGCGATGACGATGGCCGACCGCATCGTCGTGCTGAACGGCGGCACGATCGAGCAGATTGGCGCGCCGCTCGATCTGTACGACGATCCCGACAACCTGTTCGTCGCGAGCTTTATCGGCTCGCCGGCGATGAATTTCTTCACCGGCCACTACGCGCAGACGACGGATGCGGCACGCGTGCGCATCGGCGACACGATGCTGCCCGCGCCGCGCGTGCATGCGGCCGACGGCCAGCCAGTCACGATCGGCATGCGCCCCGAGCATCTCGAACTCTGCGCGGCTTCTGACACCGACGGCTTCGCATTCACGGTGAACGTCGTCGAACCGACCGGCGCCGCGACCGAACTGTTCGGCACCGTCGCGGGTACGCCGTGCTGCGTGACCGTCAACGGGCGTCCGGATCTGCGGCCGGGCGTGCAGGCGCGGCTGCGTGCGAAGGTCGAAAACATTCGTCTGTTCGATCCGGACAGCGGGCGCCGGCTGCGCTAACGCTCGCATCACAACGCCCGCCGCAACGACGGCGGCGTTCAATAAACATCAGGAGACGCGCGATGCAGGACCGCAAACGGCAGCAGATCAAAGGGAAGGGCGCACTTGTGCGCGCGGTGGTATCGATGCTGGCGCTCGCCGGTATCGTCGCGGCGGGCACGGCTCGCGCGGACAACGAATACAAGGGCTACACGCTGCGCGTGAAGCTGATCGGCGGCGTGCAGTATGAAGCGCTGTACACGCGCATTCCGCTGTGGGAAAAGCAGACCGGCGCGAAGGTCGAGATCGTGTCGCGCAAGAGTCACTTCGAACTCGACCGTGAATTGAAGCAGGACATCGCGTCGAATCACATCGACTACTGCGTGTCGTCGAACCATACGAATTTCGCCGCCCAGTACCCGATTTTCCGCGACCTGAAGGGTCTTTTCCCCGCCGACTATCTCGCGCAGTTCGCACCGAATCTGCTGAAGCAGTCGGAAGTGAAGGGGCATCTCGTGCAGATTCCACGCTCGACCGACGTCGAGGCGCTGTACTACAACAAGACTGCCTTCGACGATCCCGCGAATCAGGCCGCGTACCGCAAGCAGTTCGGCAAGCCGCTTGCCCCGCCCACCACGTACGCCGAATTCACGCAGCAGGCGAAGTTCTTCACGAAGGCGCCGAACTTCTACGGCACGCAGTTTCCCGGCAAGGACGAAGCGCTGACCGGCACGTTCTATTCGCTGCTGGTCGCGAACGGTGGCCAGTTGCTCGATGCGAAGATGCGGCCGACGTTCAATTCGCCGATCGGTGTGAAGACGCTCGACTGGTTCATCGATCTGTACAAGACCGGTGCGGTGCCGAAGGGCGCGCCGAGCTACGTGTGGGACGACCTCGGCAACAACTTCGCGTCGGGCAAGGTCGCGCTCGACATGGACTGGCCCGGCTTCGCGTCGTTCTACAACGATCCGAAGACGTCGAAGCTCGCGGGTAATGTCGGCGTGGTGCGTGCGCCGCTCGGTGCCGGCAACCGGCGACCGGGATGGTCCGGCTCGCACAGCTTCTCGATCACGAAGACCTGCGATCGCCCCGAGGTCGCCGCGAGCTTCATCCAGTTCCTGACGAGCCACGATTCGCAGATGGTCGAAGCGCGCCTCGGCACGATCCCGTCGCGGCTCGATGCGCAACGCGATGCGGTGAAGGAATTCGAAGCGAAGCACGAGACGTTCATGGCGAACGCGATCGGTGTGTTCAGCACGGCCGCGAAGGAAGATTCGTTCACGCCGCCGCGCATCGCGCAGTGGAACGAGATTTCGAACGCGCTGTGGCCTGAACTGCAAAAGGCGATCATTGGCGACAAGACCTCGGCGCAGGCACTGAACGATGCGGCGAAGAAGGTCTCCGACATCATGCAGGACGCAGCCGACAACGATTGATGATGAACGTCGACAACCGTCGCGGCGACATGCTGCCGTCTTCCTCTCGCGATGCAGCGGGCTCTCGCGTGCTGCATGCGCTCGCTGCCCGTCTGTCGCTGCCCGCGCGGCTGCTGTTGCCTGCGTTTCTGTCGGTCGCGATCGTCGTCGTGCTGCCGCTGCTGTTTTCGCTGTACACGAGCTTCACGTCGTACCGCCTAACCGATCCGGAAACGCTGTCGCACGTGATCGGCTGGCGTAATTATCTGCGCGCGTTTTCGAACGGCGACTTCTGGGCCGCGTTCGGGCGCACCGTGCTGTTTCTGACCGTCGCGCTGAATCTCGAACTGCTGTTCGGGCTCGGTATTGCGTTGTTGTTGAATCGCGTGACGGTCGGGCAGCGCGCGCTGCGCACGGTGATGATGTTCCCGATGATGTTTTCGCCGGTACTGGTCGGCTTCCAGTTCAAGTTCATGCTGAACGACAGCACGGGTGTGATCAACAGCCTGCTGCAGACGGTGTTTGGTGTGAAGACCGCGATTCCGTTTCTCGTCGATGCGAATACGGCGCTCGCATCGCTGATTGCCGCCGAGGTCTGGAACTCGACGCCGGTGTTCGCGGTGATCCTGCTGGCCGGTCTGATGGCGTTGCCGAAAGATCCGATCGAAGCGTCGAAGGTCGACGGCTGCACGTCATGGCAAACCTTCCGCTACGTGACGCTACCGTACCTGATGCCGTTCATCTACATCGCGATGACGATCCGTTCACTCGACGTCGGCCGTGCGTACGACATCGTGCGGATCATGACGAACGGTGGACCAGGCGGCCGCACCGAACTGCTGTGGACGATGGTCGGTCGCATCGCGTACGACGATTCGCACATGGGTTATGCGAACGCGATTGCGTACGTTTCGGTGCTCGTGTCGATTTTCTTCACGCTGTACTTCTTCCGCAAACTGAACGCCGCGCGCCGGCATATGGGACCGGCCTGACATCATGAGCGAACTCTCTCTCGCCGCGGACGATGCACCGGGCCGTACCCCCGCGCAGTGGCTGAAAACCTTCGGACTGTGGTTCGGCGTGTTCGTCGTGATGGCGGTGATCTGTCTGCCGGGGTTGTGGGTCGTGCTCAATGCGTTCCGTTCGAACGTCGCGATCCTGTCGAACCAGACGCCGTTTTCCGCGAGCGGCTACACGCTCGACAACTTCCGCAGCATGTTTGGTTTCGGGCAGATGGCGTCGCTGCCGATCCGCCAGTACTTCGTCAACTCGGTGATCATCTCGTGCGTGAGCACGGCGGCCGCGCTTGTCGTCGGAGTACTCGGCGGCTATGCGTTCGCCCGTTTCGAGTTTCGCCGCAAGAACGTGCTCTTCGTGCTGCTGATGCTGACTCGCGCGATTCCCGGCATCGCGCTGTCGCTACCGATCTTCATGCTGTGGGCGTGGACCGGTCTGCTCGATACGCGCGTCGGCGTGATCATCGTGTACCTCGCGATGAACGTGCCGTTCACCGTGTGGCTGATCGACGGTTTCTTTCGCGAGGTGCCGATCGAACTGTCGCAGGCTGCGCAGATCGACGGCTGCAATCGATGGCAGGCGTTCTGGCGGATCGAGTTGCCGCTTGCGCGTTCGGGTATCGCGTCGGCCGGCATCTTCGCGTTCCTGACGAGCTGGAACGAGTTCGCGCTCGCGACGCAGCTCTGCCGCAGCCCCGACACGAAGACGCTGCCGGTCGGCCTGATGGACTTCACCGCACAGTTTTCAGTCGACTGGGCCGGTATGTGCGCGATGGCCGTCGTGATCATCGTGCCGGCCATCATCCTCACATTCATCGTGCAGAAGCATCTGATCGCCGGGCTGACGCTCGGCGGCGTCAAGGGCTAGAAGCCGTAAAGCAAGACACATGCAACACGCAAGGGAGCATGCATGACAACAATCGATGCGGTCGAGATCCGCCAGGTCGATCTCCAGCCGAAGGTCAAACGCACCGACGCGATCCAGTCGTTCGTCGTGCAGGAAACCGTGCTGCTGACGATCCGCTGCAGCGACGGCAGCAGTGGCACCGGCTATACGTACACGATCGGCACGGGTGGTTCGTCGATCGTCGCGCTGCTGCGCGATCATCTCGCGCCGCGCCTGATCGGCCGCCACCCGGCCGAATACGAAGCGATCTGGCGCGACCTGTTCTTTCATACGCACGCGACCGCGGTCGGCGCGATCACGAGCCTCGCGCTCGCCGCCGTCGATACCGCGCTGTGGGACCGCAACACGCGCGTCGCGGGGCTGCCGCTGTGGGTCGCGGCGGGCGGTGCGAAAGAGCGCATCCGCACCTATACGACCGAGGGCGGGTGGCTGCATCTGTCGGAACGCGAACTCGTCGAGCAGACGGTGCAAGCACAGGCCGACGGTTTTCGCGGCGCGAAGCTGAAAGTGGGGCGTCCGCATCTGTCGGAAGATGTGCGCCGTCTCGAAGCGGTTCGTGCTGCAGTCGGCGACGGCTTCGAACTGATGACCGACGCGAACCAGGGCTTCACGTTCGCCGAAGCGCTGCGCCGCGCGCGCGCGTTCGAGCCGTTTCGCCTCGCGTGGCTCGAGGAGCCGATGCCGGCGGAAAGCGTCGATGCACACCGGCGGTTGTGTCTGTCGACGTCGGTGCCGGTTGCGATCGGCGAATCGCTGTATCACCCAGGACAGTTCGGCGAATACCTGAAGGCCGATGCGTGCGCGATCGTGCAGGCCGACGTCGCGCGGGTCGGCGGTATTACGCCTTGGTTGAAGATCGCGCACGTCGCCGAAGCGCTGAACGTCGAGATTTGCCCGCATTTTCTCATGGAGCTGCACGTGAGCCTGTGCGCGGCAGTGCCGAACGCGACGTGGGTCGAGTACATTCCGCAACTCGATTCGCTGACCGGACGGCGCGTGCAGATCGAAGAGGGCTTCGCGGTCGCGCCACGGGAGCCGGGGCTGGGGATCGACTGGGACTGGGATGCGATCACGGCTGCGCAGCATGTGCATCTGTCGATCGATGCGAAGGCTGCAGCGTGACCGTGGGAGCCATGCAATGACGCGCCATTGCCTGACGCTGGATCTGCGCGACGATCCCGCTGCGATTGCCGAATACGATCGTTACCATCGCGACGTCTGGCCCGAGGTGCTCGCGCATCTGCGGCAATCGGGCATCGACGATATGACGATCTGGCGACGCGGCAATCGGTTGACGATGCTGATCGAAACCGCGCCTTCGTTCGATCTTGCGCAGCTCGCGGTCGGGCCTGAGAGCCCGCCGCGTGTGCAGGAATGGGGGCGGTTGATGGGGACGCTCCAGCAGCGACTCACGGATTCGGCCGGTGACGGTCTGTGGCAGCCGATGGATGAGGTGTTCAACCTGTGCGAGCAACTTGCGCGCGATTGATGTGCCTGCAGGTGGAATCGCGCGTTGCTTTACGTTACGCGCGATTCATCTCACGGCCGCTGCGACGCATTCGCGGCTCGCTCCATTGAGTCATCGTTATGCGTGGCTCGCCCGACGTGCCGTTCAGCACGATCGGCAGCCAACGCTGCCTGGCCAGTCCGCGTGAAGCGCACCAGCGCAAGCGAGATCAACGCCGCAGCGATCACGTAGAACGCGGGCACAAAGCTGCTGCCGGTGGCTTGCGTGAGAAGCGTCACCGTCAACGGCGCGAGACCACCGAACAGCGTGACCGCGAGGTTGTACGAGATCGCGACGCCGGTCGTACGTGCTCGCGCAGGAAACAACGCCGACAACATCCCGGGATGCGGTCCCGCGATCGCAGCCTGAAACAGCGACGCGACGATCTGCGCAGCGAGCAGCCTGCCGATCGAAGGCGCTGACACGATGAACCAGAACAGCGGCAACGTACACAACGCCCACGCGATCACGAACGGATAGAACAGACGGTACGCGCCGAAGCGATCCGCGAGCTTGCCCGAAAACGGAAACAGCACGACGTTCAGGCTCGCCGCGATAAACGTGCCGAACAGCGCCGACTTCAACGGCAGATGCAACTGATGCTCGACGTACAGCGGCAGGTACGCGTTCCACAGATAGTTCGACGCGGTGCCGATCACCATGACGCCCATTGCACACAGCGCTGCATCGCCTTGCTGCGAGACAAAATCGCGGACACGGCGCAGCATGCTCACGCGGGCTTGCGTCGCAGATCGCGCGCGCGACGCTTCGAATTCCTTCGATTCACCCACACGGTGACGGATATAGAAACCCAGCGGCCCGACCAGCGAACCGATCAGAAACGGCACCCGCCAGCCCCACGCGTTGAGCGAGGCCGTGGACAGATGGCTCGTCAGCAGGAAGCTGAGGCCGGAGGACAGCAGCATCGCCAGCGCCTGCGCCGACATGTTGAAGCTGCCGTAGAACATCTTTTTACCGGGCGGCGCATTCTCGACGACGATCACCGACGACATGCTGAACTGCCCGCCGATCGCGAGGCCCTGGATCAATCGAGCGAGCACGACCAGCAGCGGCGCCGCGATGCCGATCGTCGCGTAGCCGGGCGCGAGGCCAAGCAATAACGTGCCGACGCACATCATCAGCATCAGCAGCGAAAACGCGCGGGCGCGGCCTACACGGTCTGCGTAGATGCCGAGCAACGCGCCGCCGATCGGCCGCACGATGAAGCCGAGCGCGAACGTCGCGAGTGCCAGCGACAGCGATGCAACGCTGCTGGTGCCCGGGAAGAACACCTGGCCGATCACCTTCGAGAAATACGCGTACGCAAGGAAGTCGAACCATTCGAAACCGTTGCCGATCACCGACGTCGCGATCGCGCGACGTACCTGACGCGGCGACGCGTGTTCGAAATTCGTGGCGGAGGATGAAGACATGTCGGCTCCAGTCGGATGCGCGTGTTCGCGCGGGGCGTGCATGGTGTCGTGGGCCTGTTGTGCTTATCGCGCGCGGCCGGAGCGGCGGCTACGCAGCACATCGGCGAAAAACGTCTCGACCGCTTCGACCGCCTGCATGCCGTTGTGCGGCACGTTCGGCAGCAGATCGAAGCGAACCGAAACGCCCGCGGCCTCGAAGCTTTGCTTCAACGCATCGAGCCGTTCGGGACGCGTGTTGCCCGCCGAGTTCGCGCCAGGCATGTAGTGCTTGCCGCCTTCGCGATGCGTGATCTCCCATGTTTCCAGATCGGCCTTGCCGACGACCATCTGCACCGGCACGCGACGCAACGCGTCGAGATCGAAGCGCTTGCCGAAGCGCTGTTCGAAACCGCGCAAGCCAACCCACCAGTCGCGATCGACGTCGAGCAGCGTGACCGAACCCGGCGCGCCGATCGATGCAGCCCACAGACGTTCCGGATGCAGGTACGCGAAGCGGTTCACGAACTGGCCGCCGCCGGAGAAACCGAACAGCGCGAACGTATCGAACCGCTTGCCGTAGCGTTCGCCGACGTCGGCAACCATGTCGAGCAGCACGCGATCGTAGTGAATGTCGCCTTCGACGAGATGCTTGAAGCCGTCGCGATTACCGTCGCCGAGTACGCCGACCGGAAACAGCGGACACAGCACGATGCAGTCGTTCCAGCGGCCGAACGGCGCGAATTTGTCGCGGTATTGCGTGAACTGACGACCCGTGCCGTGCATCACGACGACGAGTTCGACATCGTTTGACGCTTCGCGCACGGTGGGCGGCACGTACAACGTGTACGCGAAACGCGGATCGGCGCGATGCGAGAAAACCGTGGTCGAACCGAGG
Encoded here:
- a CDS encoding L-rhamnose mutarotase, with amino-acid sequence MTRHCLTLDLRDDPAAIAEYDRYHRDVWPEVLAHLRQSGIDDMTIWRRGNRLTMLIETAPSFDLAQLAVGPESPPRVQEWGRLMGTLQQRLTDSAGDGLWQPMDEVFNLCEQLARD
- a CDS encoding alpha/beta hydrolase → MSSPASIADSSSTEAVDRGAALYDLGSTTVFSHRADPRFAYTLYVPPTVREASNDVELVVVMHGTGRQFTQYRDKFAPFGRWNDCIVLCPLFPVGVLGDGNRDGFKHLVEGDIHYDRVLLDMVADVGERYGKRFDTFALFGFSGGGQFVNRFAYLHPERLWAASIGAPGSVTLLDVDRDWWVGLRGFEQRFGKRFDLDALRRVPVQMVVGKADLETWEITHREGGKHYMPGANSAGNTRPERLDALKQSFEAAGVSVRFDLLPNVPHNGMQAVEAVETFFADVLRSRRSGRAR
- a CDS encoding MFS transporter; protein product: MSSSSATNFEHASPRQVRRAIATSVIGNGFEWFDFLAYAYFSKVIGQVFFPGTSSVASLSLALATFALGFIVRPIGGALLGIYADRVGRARAFSLLMLMMCVGTLLLGLAPGYATIGIAAPLLVVLARLIQGLAIGGQFSMSSVIVVENAPPGKKMFYGSFNMSAQALAMLLSSGLSFLLTSHLSTASLNAWGWRVPFLIGSLVGPLGFYIRHRVGESKEFEASRARSATQARVSMLRRVRDFVSQQGDAALCAMGVMVIGTASNYLWNAYLPLYVEHQLHLPLKSALFGTFIAASLNVVLFPFSGKLADRFGAYRLFYPFVIAWALCTLPLFWFIVSAPSIGRLLAAQIVASLFQAAIAGPHPGMLSALFPARARTTGVAISYNLAVTLFGGLAPLTVTLLTQATGSSFVPAFYVIAAALISLALVRFTRTGQAALAADRAERHVGRATHNDDSMERAANASQRP